A genomic segment from Sorangium aterium encodes:
- a CDS encoding branched-chain amino acid ABC transporter permease → MPRPLQRVLTALLLLGVVVALEFGFETLLPDAAWRQLALFAMVNVIAALSLNVINGMAGQFSIGHAGFVGIGAYTGAVVAGNLHQHLGGGEPLFGNSFVVMPAALLASGLVAALFGLVVGLPSLRLRGDYLAIVTLGFAEIFRLTIATATTGGPDQGALGKLLGALGGPIGYAGPDDTGVPQYAGPFWIFGAVVIATILAWRLKFSGWGRALRALREDEIASAAVGVDPTRYKVTSFVISAAGGGIAGALLSSMRDGNPTVQPDQFTFNYSFDAITMVILGGSGSVSGAILGGVFVTFTVKLIEQLQGLDSVLALKAAYPALDLNALRMVLYAGILIGLMVLRPEGLFGERELFGRRWSRRKRSPVGPAEPVPATTGVEVAVGHGGALPSPGAPPDEPPPGITVGREGAPTGRELE, encoded by the coding sequence ATGCCTCGACCGTTGCAGCGCGTCCTCACTGCGCTCCTGCTCCTCGGCGTCGTCGTCGCCCTCGAGTTCGGCTTCGAGACCCTGTTGCCGGACGCCGCCTGGCGGCAGCTCGCCCTGTTCGCGATGGTCAACGTCATCGCGGCGCTCTCGCTCAACGTCATCAACGGCATGGCCGGCCAGTTCTCGATCGGCCACGCCGGCTTCGTCGGGATCGGCGCGTACACCGGGGCGGTCGTCGCCGGCAACCTGCACCAGCACCTCGGCGGCGGCGAGCCGCTCTTCGGCAACTCGTTCGTCGTGATGCCCGCGGCGCTGCTCGCGTCCGGGCTCGTCGCGGCCCTCTTCGGCCTCGTGGTCGGCCTGCCGAGCCTCCGGCTGCGCGGCGACTACCTCGCCATCGTGACCCTGGGGTTCGCCGAGATCTTCCGCCTGACGATCGCGACGGCGACGACCGGCGGCCCTGACCAGGGGGCGCTCGGCAAGCTCCTCGGGGCGCTCGGCGGCCCGATCGGCTACGCCGGGCCCGACGACACCGGCGTGCCGCAGTACGCCGGCCCGTTCTGGATCTTCGGCGCCGTCGTGATCGCGACGATCCTCGCCTGGCGGCTGAAGTTCTCCGGCTGGGGCCGCGCGCTGCGCGCGCTCCGCGAGGACGAGATCGCCTCCGCCGCGGTGGGCGTCGATCCGACGCGCTACAAGGTCACGTCGTTCGTCATCTCCGCCGCCGGCGGCGGCATCGCCGGCGCCCTGCTCTCCTCGATGCGCGACGGCAACCCCACGGTCCAGCCGGACCAGTTCACGTTCAACTACTCGTTCGACGCCATCACGATGGTGATCCTCGGCGGCTCGGGCAGCGTCTCCGGGGCGATCCTCGGCGGCGTGTTCGTGACCTTCACGGTGAAGCTCATCGAGCAGCTGCAGGGCCTCGACAGCGTCCTCGCGCTGAAGGCGGCCTACCCCGCGCTCGATCTGAACGCCCTCAGGATGGTGCTCTACGCGGGCATCCTCATCGGGCTGATGGTCCTCCGCCCCGAGGGCCTGTTCGGCGAGCGCGAGCTCTTCGGCCGGCGCTGGTCGCGCAGGAAGCGCTCCCCGGTGGGCCCGGCCGAGCCCGTCCCCGCCACGACCGGCGTGGAGGTGGCCGTCGGGCACGGGGGCGCGCTGCCCAGCCCGGGCGCGCCGCCGGACGAGCCGCCGCCCGGCATCACCGTCGGCCGCGAAGGCGCGCCGACCGGGAGGGAGCTCGAGTGA
- a CDS encoding ABC transporter ATP-binding protein: protein MNLDLKHVTKRFGGLRAVGGVSFTVPERSIFGLIGPNGAGKTTVFNLITGVYKHDEGAIRFGGTDLAPLRPSQIARLGIARTFQNIRLFGQLTVLENVLVACENLRRSTLASALLRSPFFYKDEQEMTERALSLLSVFKLEEMADEISTSLSYGNQRRLEIARAMMLKPRLLLLDEPAAGMNYGEAEGLKQQIRWLRDTFDITVVLVEHNMQVVMGVCEEIHVLDHGETISHGTPEVVRRDPKVLAAYLGEEIDDEAAGAAAEEPA from the coding sequence GTGAACCTCGATCTGAAGCACGTGACCAAGCGGTTCGGCGGCCTGCGGGCCGTCGGCGGCGTCTCCTTCACCGTGCCCGAGCGCTCGATCTTCGGGCTCATCGGCCCGAACGGCGCGGGCAAGACGACGGTGTTCAACCTGATCACCGGCGTCTACAAGCACGACGAGGGCGCGATCCGCTTCGGCGGGACCGACCTCGCGCCGCTCCGGCCGAGCCAGATCGCGCGCCTCGGCATCGCCCGCACGTTCCAGAACATCCGCCTCTTCGGCCAGCTCACGGTGCTCGAGAACGTGCTCGTCGCCTGCGAGAACCTGCGGAGATCCACGCTCGCCTCCGCCCTGCTGCGCTCGCCGTTCTTCTACAAGGACGAGCAGGAGATGACCGAGCGCGCCCTCTCGCTGCTCTCGGTGTTCAAGCTGGAGGAGATGGCCGACGAGATCTCGACGTCGCTCTCGTACGGCAACCAGCGCCGCCTCGAGATCGCCCGGGCGATGATGCTCAAGCCGAGGCTGCTCCTGCTCGACGAGCCGGCGGCGGGCATGAACTACGGCGAGGCCGAGGGGCTCAAGCAGCAGATCCGCTGGCTGCGCGACACCTTCGACATCACGGTCGTGCTGGTCGAGCACAACATGCAGGTCGTGATGGGCGTGTGCGAGGAGATCCACGTCCTCGATCACGGCGAGACCATCTCGCACGGCACCCCGGAGGTCGTGCGCAGGGACCCGAAGGTCCTCGCCGCGTACCTCGGCGAGGAGATCGACGACGAGGCGGCCGGCGCGGCGGCGGAGGAGCCCGCATGA
- a CDS encoding ABC transporter ATP-binding protein, with amino-acid sequence MKTSHPTRQPPSVAPGDPLLVVEDLAVSYGGIKALKGVSLEVRRGEIVAMIGANGAGKTTTLKTIVRLLPIASGRVRYDGKDLASVSTEELVAAGVSLVPEGRAIFSNLSVRENLELGAWCHKHGPTMAETVDDVVKLFPRLGERMHQHGGTLSGGEQQMLAIGRAMMARPAMLLLDEPSLGIAPRLVADIFESIAKIAASGTTVLLVEQNTRLALKYSMRAYVLRTGQIAMSGESKDLAANEEIRAAYLGG; translated from the coding sequence ATGAAGACATCGCATCCGACGCGGCAGCCCCCCTCGGTGGCCCCCGGCGACCCCCTGCTCGTCGTCGAGGATCTCGCGGTCAGCTACGGCGGCATCAAGGCGCTCAAGGGCGTCAGCCTCGAGGTGCGGCGCGGCGAGATCGTGGCGATGATCGGCGCGAACGGCGCCGGCAAGACGACCACGCTGAAGACGATCGTCCGCCTCCTCCCGATCGCCTCCGGCCGCGTCCGCTACGACGGCAAGGACCTCGCGTCCGTCTCGACGGAGGAGCTCGTCGCGGCCGGCGTCTCGCTCGTCCCGGAGGGGCGTGCGATTTTCTCGAACCTCAGCGTCCGCGAGAACCTCGAGCTCGGCGCGTGGTGCCACAAGCACGGCCCCACCATGGCGGAGACCGTCGACGACGTGGTGAAGCTCTTCCCCCGGCTGGGCGAGCGCATGCACCAGCACGGCGGCACGCTCTCCGGCGGCGAGCAGCAGATGCTCGCGATCGGCCGCGCCATGATGGCGCGCCCCGCCATGCTGCTCCTCGACGAGCCGTCGCTCGGCATCGCGCCGCGGCTCGTCGCAGACATCTTCGAGTCGATCGCCAAGATCGCGGCGTCGGGAACTACCGTACTCCTCGTCGAGCAGAATACCCGACTGGCGCTCAAGTACTCGATGCGCGCCTACGTGCTCCGTACTGGGCAGATCGCCATGAGCGGCGAGTCGAAGGACCTCGCGGCGAACGAAGAGATCCGCGCGGCCTACCTCGGCGGCTGA
- a CDS encoding response regulator yields the protein MEIESTTRVLVIDDDASNSQPLVHFLSSRDYTVETCCGLGHARDVLARWRPHVMVLVPREEAELHSEMEQLRRMSPRVPVVVLTPAAGPELILDMEAFAPTVPACPSRGLAYIESAVADASAMG from the coding sequence ATGGAGATTGAGAGCACGACCCGCGTTCTGGTGATCGATGACGACGCCAGCAACTCCCAGCCGCTCGTCCACTTCCTCTCATCCCGGGACTACACGGTGGAGACGTGCTGCGGGCTCGGCCATGCGCGTGACGTGCTTGCCCGCTGGCGTCCTCATGTGATGGTGCTCGTGCCGCGGGAGGAGGCGGAGCTCCACAGCGAGATGGAGCAGCTCCGCCGCATGTCGCCGCGCGTGCCCGTCGTGGTGCTCACGCCCGCGGCCGGCCCCGAGCTGATCCTGGACATGGAGGCGTTTGCGCCCACGGTGCCCGCGTGCCCGTCGCGCGGCCTCGCGTACATCGAGTCTGCGGTGGCCGACGCCTCGGCCATGGGCTGA
- a CDS encoding glycosyltransferase family 2 protein, translating to MLSLLLCVLYFGVLLGLSAYGLHRLHLVVLCRLNRAKITRAQEVAALTDRDLPPVTIQLPLFNESTVAARLLDAVAKMDYPRDKLEIQVLDDSTDETQGLVRAHVERLRAQGLDAVYLHRVDRVGYKAGALDAGLKVAKGELVAIFDADFIPQPDFVRSIVGHFEDPTVGMVQTRWGHLNRDVSILTQVQALMLDGHHLVENRARFGAGLLFNFSGTGGMWRKDAIREAGGWQHDTLTEDLDLSYRAQLAGYRFIYREDVVSPAELPEDISALRAQQYRWAKGTVQTSRKLMATVLSAKLSVGQRIEAFFHLTPHFAYPLLVLLSVLLLPALVLFPAADTLTMVAIDLPLCTATTGSLAAFYMLAETAQGRSRWGAVRRLPMLIALGTGLAPYLSKAVIEGLRSMSGEFVRTPKQGDNKGRYKVRTDLPITEAMLSVLSCGAVVASVETGHYFATPFAVLFAVGYLYVAVLVVQEQIVRRRDATSSAPVVGWSDARPSEAAVVGAWSRQSTKERHLGDLAV from the coding sequence ATGCTCTCCCTGCTGCTCTGTGTCCTGTACTTCGGCGTGCTGCTCGGTCTCAGCGCCTACGGCCTGCACCGGCTGCACCTCGTGGTCCTCTGTCGCCTGAACCGCGCGAAGATCACCCGCGCGCAGGAGGTCGCGGCCCTGACCGATCGCGACCTCCCGCCGGTGACGATCCAGCTCCCGCTCTTCAACGAGTCGACGGTCGCGGCGCGGCTGCTCGATGCCGTCGCGAAGATGGACTACCCGCGCGACAAGCTGGAGATCCAGGTGCTCGACGACTCGACGGACGAGACGCAGGGCCTCGTCCGCGCGCACGTCGAGCGGCTGCGCGCGCAGGGCCTCGACGCGGTGTACCTGCACCGCGTGGATCGCGTCGGCTACAAGGCGGGGGCGCTCGACGCGGGGCTCAAGGTCGCGAAGGGCGAGCTGGTCGCGATCTTCGACGCCGACTTCATCCCGCAGCCGGACTTCGTCCGGTCCATCGTCGGCCACTTCGAGGACCCGACGGTCGGCATGGTGCAGACGCGGTGGGGCCACCTGAACCGCGACGTCTCGATCCTCACGCAGGTGCAGGCGCTCATGCTCGACGGCCACCACCTCGTCGAGAACCGCGCGCGCTTCGGCGCCGGCCTCCTGTTCAACTTCTCCGGCACCGGCGGGATGTGGCGCAAGGACGCCATCCGCGAGGCCGGCGGCTGGCAGCACGACACGCTGACCGAGGACCTCGACCTGTCGTACAGGGCGCAGCTCGCGGGCTACCGCTTCATCTACCGCGAGGACGTCGTCTCGCCGGCGGAGCTCCCCGAGGACATCTCGGCGCTGCGCGCGCAGCAGTACCGCTGGGCCAAGGGCACGGTGCAGACGTCGCGCAAGCTGATGGCGACCGTGCTGAGCGCGAAGCTCTCGGTCGGGCAGCGGATCGAGGCGTTCTTCCACCTCACGCCGCACTTCGCCTACCCGCTGCTGGTGCTGCTGAGCGTCCTCCTGCTGCCGGCGCTCGTCCTGTTCCCCGCGGCCGACACGCTGACGATGGTCGCCATCGATCTGCCGCTCTGCACGGCGACGACGGGGTCGCTCGCGGCGTTCTACATGCTGGCCGAGACGGCGCAGGGCCGCTCGCGCTGGGGCGCGGTCAGGCGCCTGCCGATGCTCATCGCGCTCGGGACGGGGCTCGCGCCGTACCTGTCGAAGGCCGTGATCGAGGGGCTCCGCAGCATGTCCGGCGAGTTCGTCCGGACGCCGAAGCAGGGCGACAACAAGGGCCGGTACAAGGTCCGCACGGACCTGCCGATCACCGAGGCGATGCTCTCGGTGCTGTCGTGCGGCGCGGTGGTCGCGTCCGTGGAGACGGGGCACTACTTCGCCACGCCGTTCGCGGTGCTCTTCGCCGTCGGCTACCTCTACGTGGCGGTCCTGGTCGTCCAGGAGCAGATCGTGCGCCGCCGCGATGCGACCTCGAGCGCGCCGGTCGTCGGCTGGAGCGACGCGCGGCCGAGCGAGGCGGCCGTCGTGGGCGCCTGGTCCCGGCAGTCGACGAAGGAACGCCACCTCGGCGATCTTGCCGTCTGA
- a CDS encoding integration host factor subunit alpha — MTKAEIVQAVYSRLGGFSKKESADLVDLVFETMKETLGRGEKIKISGFGNFVLRDKRQRQGRNPQTGDPILITERRVLNFKASQILKQVLNPRETASAAEE, encoded by the coding sequence ATGACGAAAGCCGAAATCGTTCAGGCGGTCTACTCCCGCCTTGGGGGGTTCTCGAAGAAGGAATCTGCCGATCTGGTGGACCTCGTGTTCGAGACCATGAAGGAAACCCTGGGGCGCGGGGAGAAGATCAAGATCTCTGGATTCGGCAACTTCGTGCTGCGCGACAAGCGCCAGCGGCAGGGCCGCAACCCGCAGACCGGCGACCCCATCCTCATCACGGAGCGCCGGGTCCTGAACTTCAAGGCGAGCCAGATCTTGAAGCAGGTCCTCAACCCGCGTGAGACGGCCTCGGCGGCCGAGGAGTAG
- a CDS encoding MerR family transcriptional regulator, whose product MRAQLPAKLYYRIGEVAGIVGVEPHVLRYWETEFRSIRPQKSAKGQRVYSRRDVETLLKVKELLYSHRFTIAGARRKLREGGIEPPAPDAGASHEEVQRMRTALVEIRTEVLALMDELERV is encoded by the coding sequence GTGCGCGCGCAGCTTCCGGCGAAGCTGTACTACCGGATCGGCGAGGTGGCCGGCATCGTGGGGGTCGAGCCGCACGTGCTCCGGTACTGGGAGACGGAGTTCCGCTCCATCCGCCCGCAGAAGTCGGCGAAGGGGCAGCGGGTCTACAGCCGGCGCGACGTCGAGACGCTCCTCAAGGTCAAGGAGCTGCTCTACTCGCACCGCTTCACGATCGCGGGCGCGCGGCGCAAGCTGCGCGAGGGCGGCATCGAGCCGCCGGCGCCGGACGCGGGCGCGAGCCACGAGGAGGTGCAGCGGATGCGCACGGCCCTCGTCGAGATCCGGACCGAGGTGCTCGCGCTGATGGATGAGCTCGAGCGCGTCTGA
- a CDS encoding single-stranded DNA-binding protein encodes MAEGLNRVMLLGNLGADPELRFTQGGQAVLNLRLATTESYLDRDKVRKERTDWHNVVIWGKRAEALGKILSKGSSIFIEGSLRTSSYDDRDGNKRYKTEVIANNVLLTGGARGRGAAGDDAGAFGADPGGGYGGGGGGGYSGGGGGGGGGYGGGGAGGGGGRPAGGGYNRGGGGRPAPAAQDPGPPPDDFGGGGYGGGNDDDIPF; translated from the coding sequence ATGGCCGAAGGCTTGAATCGCGTAATGCTGCTCGGCAACCTGGGCGCCGACCCAGAGCTCCGGTTCACCCAGGGAGGTCAGGCCGTCTTGAACCTGCGGCTCGCGACGACCGAGTCGTACCTGGACCGCGACAAGGTCCGGAAAGAACGGACGGACTGGCACAATGTCGTGATCTGGGGCAAGCGCGCCGAGGCCTTGGGCAAGATCCTCAGCAAGGGTTCCTCGATCTTCATCGAGGGCTCGCTCCGCACGTCGAGCTACGACGACCGGGATGGCAACAAGCGCTACAAGACCGAGGTGATCGCGAACAACGTCCTGCTGACGGGCGGGGCCCGCGGTCGCGGCGCTGCCGGTGATGACGCAGGCGCGTTCGGCGCGGATCCCGGCGGTGGCTACGGTGGTGGTGGTGGCGGTGGCTACAGCGGCGGCGGTGGCGGTGGTGGCGGCGGTTACGGTGGCGGCGGCGCCGGCGGCGGCGGAGGCCGCCCGGCGGGTGGCGGCTACAACCGCGGCGGCGGTGGTCGCCCCGCGCCGGCTGCGCAGGATCCCGGTCCTCCGCCCGACGATTTCGGCGGCGGCGGTTACGGCGGCGGCAACGACGACGACATCCCGTTCTGA
- the mgtE gene encoding magnesium transporter: protein MLRVALAMVPEVRQLLTEDPAQLSDLLDEIHDEDLADLIGLLDDAEAAKVLMALKAEEAAPIFERLDGETQEALVEQMGIESIAPIVSEMAADDRTDLIEALPDQVSGTLLSTLEKVDPEAAAEVEELAKWPEDSAGGLMTTDYVSVGIHLKVADVIERIRAVGEDAETIYYVYIVSDRGHLIGVVSLRDLLLASPSERLADVMTENVFAVSPETDQEEVARTMAKYDFNALPVLSADRKLLGVITVDDVMDVLTEEQSEDMQRLGAVGPIEDSYFKTSFWTFIQKRAPWLAVLFVGEFMTGEVLRRFEHDLEAVATLAYYVPLLISTGGNSGSQSSSLIIRGLAVGDLRVGDWASVLVRELGQAVVLGLILSAIGMLRVWLWGDGTGFVLTIGATLMAIVLMGCTVGAMLPLLLRRIGLDPATSSTPFIASLVDVLGILLYFTIARLFLSDLLAQAGAGG from the coding sequence ATGTTGCGCGTCGCCCTCGCCATGGTCCCGGAGGTACGGCAGCTGCTCACCGAGGATCCGGCGCAGCTGTCCGACCTGCTGGACGAGATCCATGACGAGGATCTCGCCGACCTCATCGGCCTGCTGGACGACGCCGAAGCGGCGAAGGTCCTGATGGCGCTCAAGGCCGAGGAGGCCGCGCCGATCTTCGAGCGCCTCGACGGCGAGACCCAGGAAGCGCTCGTCGAGCAGATGGGCATCGAGAGCATCGCGCCGATCGTCTCCGAGATGGCGGCCGACGACCGCACGGACCTCATCGAGGCCCTCCCGGACCAGGTCAGCGGCACGCTGCTCTCCACGCTGGAGAAGGTCGACCCCGAGGCCGCGGCCGAGGTCGAGGAGCTCGCCAAGTGGCCCGAGGACAGCGCCGGCGGCCTCATGACCACCGACTACGTGTCGGTGGGCATCCACCTCAAGGTCGCCGACGTGATCGAGCGCATCCGTGCCGTCGGCGAGGACGCCGAGACCATCTACTACGTGTACATCGTCTCCGATCGCGGGCACCTCATCGGCGTCGTGTCGCTGCGCGATCTGCTGCTCGCCTCGCCGTCCGAGAGGCTCGCGGACGTGATGACCGAGAACGTCTTCGCCGTCAGCCCCGAGACCGATCAGGAAGAGGTCGCGCGGACCATGGCCAAGTACGATTTCAACGCGCTGCCCGTGCTCTCCGCGGATCGCAAGCTGCTGGGCGTCATCACCGTCGACGACGTGATGGACGTCCTCACGGAGGAGCAGTCCGAGGACATGCAGCGGCTCGGCGCGGTCGGCCCCATCGAGGACAGCTACTTCAAGACGAGCTTCTGGACGTTCATCCAGAAGCGGGCCCCGTGGCTCGCCGTGCTGTTCGTCGGCGAGTTCATGACCGGCGAGGTGCTCCGGCGTTTCGAGCACGACCTCGAGGCCGTCGCGACGCTCGCCTACTACGTGCCGCTGCTCATCTCCACGGGCGGCAACTCCGGCTCGCAGTCGTCGTCGCTCATCATCCGCGGCCTCGCCGTCGGCGATCTGCGCGTCGGCGACTGGGCGAGCGTCCTCGTCCGCGAGCTCGGCCAGGCGGTCGTGCTCGGCCTCATCCTCTCCGCCATCGGCATGCTCCGCGTCTGGCTCTGGGGCGACGGCACCGGCTTCGTCCTGACGATCGGCGCGACGCTGATGGCGATCGTCCTCATGGGCTGCACCGTCGGCGCCATGCTCCCCCTCCTCCTCCGGCGCATCGGCCTCGATCCGGCGACCAGCTCCACGCCGTTCATCGCGAGCCTCGTGGACGTCCTGGGGATCCTCCTCTACTTCACGATCGCCCGGCTCTTCCTGTCCGACCTCCTCGCGCAAGCCGGAGCGGGCGGGTGA
- a CDS encoding response regulator transcription factor, translating into MARKKILIIEDEPHIVLGLTDALEFEGFSVASASKGKDGVLLARQEKPDAILLDLMLPDTNGFKVCEDLRRWDAFVPIIMLTARGQEIDKIRGLDAGADDYVTKPFSVGELIARLRALFRRAARPAEAPVEVFTIGNVQINMTAHTVSRGSRSDQLSFYEVELLRLLHERLGQPVSREEILQKIWGIEAGPSNRTVDNFIVKLRKKIERSPDKPEHILTVYGFGYKLAP; encoded by the coding sequence GTGGCACGCAAGAAGATTCTCATCATCGAGGACGAGCCCCACATCGTGCTGGGGCTGACGGACGCCCTCGAGTTCGAGGGCTTCTCGGTGGCGTCGGCCTCGAAGGGGAAGGACGGCGTGCTGCTCGCGCGGCAGGAGAAGCCGGACGCCATCCTCCTCGACCTCATGCTCCCCGACACCAACGGCTTCAAGGTCTGCGAGGACCTGCGGCGCTGGGACGCGTTCGTGCCGATCATCATGCTGACGGCCCGCGGCCAGGAGATCGACAAGATCCGCGGCCTCGACGCGGGCGCCGACGACTACGTGACCAAGCCGTTCAGCGTGGGCGAGCTCATCGCCCGCCTGCGCGCCCTCTTCCGCCGCGCCGCCCGGCCGGCCGAGGCGCCCGTCGAGGTGTTCACCATCGGCAACGTGCAGATCAACATGACGGCCCACACGGTCTCGCGGGGCTCTCGCTCGGATCAGCTGTCGTTCTACGAGGTCGAGCTCCTTCGCCTGCTGCACGAGCGCCTGGGCCAGCCGGTCTCGCGCGAGGAGATCCTCCAGAAGATCTGGGGGATCGAGGCCGGACCGTCGAACCGCACGGTCGACAACTTCATCGTCAAGCTGCGCAAGAAGATCGAGCGCTCGCCCGACAAGCCGGAGCACATCCTCACGGTCTACGGCTTCGGTTACAAGCTCGCTCCCTGA
- a CDS encoding M23 family metallopeptidase: MRVSGSLQARPTRAAVSPSPLVRGAAASALVLALGGIDDPEPPPPAVVPPAAAARGAAGAAALCGPRTVPEGAACVPLPAPGAPLPEGGAASLSDPASPRPAGAGTRSQAHEHIPRRPERPASAAAYTFPIGAPDGPPGFLLVEDAPAGAGTLPAAGFVAAIGAARPEPPSWLGGIDIAATRGERVAALRLEGQYGKAEVIFVGALSGITVATAHDVRDGDRVRRYVLLHGHLDRPGPGVVAGARLDAGDVVGYAGETGSPGLVRLRLEARQIREGARIEELDPKRITDAAVTVPCDLRNVLPLRQGASL; encoded by the coding sequence ATGCGTGTGTCCGGCTCATTGCAAGCCCGCCCGACGAGGGCAGCGGTCTCCCCTTCCCCGCTCGTGCGCGGCGCCGCGGCGTCGGCGCTCGTCCTTGCGCTCGGCGGCATCGACGATCCCGAGCCGCCGCCGCCCGCGGTCGTCCCTCCGGCGGCCGCAGCGCGCGGCGCCGCGGGCGCGGCGGCGCTCTGCGGCCCGCGCACCGTGCCGGAGGGCGCCGCCTGCGTCCCGCTGCCTGCTCCGGGCGCGCCGCTCCCCGAAGGCGGCGCGGCGTCGCTCTCTGACCCTGCCAGCCCGCGTCCCGCTGGAGCGGGCACGCGCAGCCAGGCCCACGAGCACATCCCCCGCCGCCCGGAACGTCCGGCGAGCGCCGCCGCGTACACGTTCCCGATCGGCGCGCCGGACGGGCCGCCGGGGTTCCTCCTTGTCGAGGACGCTCCGGCCGGGGCGGGAACGCTGCCTGCAGCGGGCTTCGTCGCCGCGATCGGCGCCGCGCGGCCCGAGCCGCCGTCGTGGCTCGGCGGGATCGACATCGCCGCGACGCGCGGCGAGCGGGTGGCAGCGCTCAGGCTCGAGGGCCAGTATGGGAAGGCCGAGGTCATCTTCGTCGGCGCGCTGTCCGGCATCACGGTGGCCACGGCGCACGACGTGCGCGACGGGGATCGCGTGCGCAGGTACGTCCTTCTCCATGGCCACCTCGATCGCCCTGGCCCTGGCGTCGTGGCGGGCGCGCGCCTCGACGCGGGCGACGTGGTCGGGTACGCAGGCGAGACGGGCAGCCCGGGCCTCGTCCGGCTGCGCCTCGAGGCGCGTCAGATCCGCGAGGGGGCGCGCATCGAAGAGCTAGATCCGAAGCGCATCACCGACGCCGCGGTGACGGTGCCTTGCGACCTCCGCAACGTCCTGCCGCTCCGTCAGGGAGCGAGCTTGTAA
- a CDS encoding HEAT repeat domain-containing protein: protein MQNRQAIETTLNKLFDAERTARRLHEDLTATPGDGLLDVLTDAIAAATRENDEDEAALRLVRIASLLGEHEGPRALDALIDVLASEHPEARQAAGEEIETLAYDRFKEVAQAIERALKRLPVGSSALPELPYLIAEVPEPGVPKLLSQFLSHKDPDAVAAAIETLVEIGDPAHAPLIQPLLDDKRTVELADDGGDDATSEVTIGELAEEALSLLAPYDDEEDGVA, encoded by the coding sequence GTGCAAAATCGTCAAGCCATCGAGACGACCCTGAACAAGCTGTTCGACGCGGAGCGCACGGCTCGCCGGCTCCACGAAGACCTGACGGCCACGCCCGGCGATGGGCTGCTGGATGTCCTCACGGACGCCATCGCGGCCGCGACGCGCGAGAACGACGAGGACGAGGCGGCGCTCCGGCTGGTGCGTATCGCGTCGCTGCTCGGCGAGCACGAGGGTCCGCGCGCGCTCGACGCGCTCATCGATGTGCTCGCGTCGGAGCACCCCGAGGCGCGCCAGGCGGCGGGCGAGGAGATCGAAACGCTGGCCTACGATCGGTTCAAGGAGGTCGCGCAGGCGATCGAGCGCGCGCTGAAGCGGCTGCCGGTGGGCTCGTCGGCGCTCCCGGAGCTGCCGTACCTCATCGCCGAGGTGCCGGAGCCGGGCGTGCCGAAGCTGCTCAGCCAGTTCCTGAGCCACAAGGATCCGGACGCGGTCGCGGCGGCGATCGAGACGCTCGTCGAGATCGGTGACCCGGCGCATGCGCCGCTCATCCAGCCGCTGCTCGACGACAAGCGCACGGTCGAGCTCGCGGACGACGGCGGCGACGACGCGACGTCGGAGGTCACGATCGGCGAGCTCGCCGAAGAGGCGCTCAGCCTCCTCGCGCCCTACGACGACGAGGAGGACGGGGTCGCCTGA
- a CDS encoding class I SAM-dependent methyltransferase gives MIGPPLSAADAVLFEHAVVPRYLSFFASLAVEMLLPSEAARIVHLGCRSGFPDAIVADKLPGATLVGVDGSAAALELARDKAALFSGMNASYMLADALPTPLPDASFSHAFTLHPVCRPDERAQLLAELRRVLVPGGQALIALPLRGSFPEIADIARECALKQDLSELGAAVDAAAVSRPTIETIAEEIEGAGLDEVEVDVQLIAVSFESGREFLEDPISRLMVIPESTAMLDVEPQIIDSMLKYLHHAVSKYWSEGVFELTVNVGCVSARRPLG, from the coding sequence ATGATCGGCCCGCCGCTGAGCGCGGCGGACGCCGTGTTGTTCGAGCACGCGGTCGTCCCGCGCTACCTCTCGTTCTTCGCCTCGCTGGCGGTCGAGATGCTGCTGCCCTCCGAGGCGGCGCGCATCGTCCACCTCGGCTGCAGGAGCGGCTTCCCCGACGCGATCGTGGCGGACAAGCTGCCCGGCGCGACCCTCGTGGGCGTCGACGGCTCCGCCGCCGCGCTCGAGCTCGCGCGCGACAAGGCCGCGCTGTTCTCCGGGATGAACGCGAGCTACATGCTCGCCGACGCCCTGCCGACGCCGCTGCCCGACGCGAGCTTCTCCCACGCGTTCACGCTGCACCCGGTCTGCCGTCCGGACGAGCGGGCGCAGCTCCTCGCCGAGCTGCGCCGGGTCCTGGTCCCCGGCGGCCAGGCGCTCATCGCGCTGCCGTTGCGCGGCTCGTTCCCGGAGATCGCCGACATCGCTCGGGAGTGCGCGCTCAAGCAAGACCTCTCGGAGCTCGGCGCCGCGGTGGACGCCGCCGCCGTCAGCCGCCCCACGATCGAGACCATCGCCGAGGAGATCGAGGGCGCGGGGCTCGACGAGGTCGAGGTCGACGTCCAGCTCATCGCCGTGTCGTTCGAGAGCGGGCGTGAGTTCCTCGAGGATCCCATCTCGAGGTTGATGGTGATCCCCGAGTCGACGGCGATGCTCGACGTCGAGCCGCAGATCATCGACTCGATGCTCAAGTACCTGCACCACGCGGTCTCGAAGTACTGGTCCGAAGGGGTCTTCGAGCTGACCGTGAACGTCGGGTGCGTGAGCGCTCGGCGCCCGCTGGGCTGA